Proteins encoded together in one Pseudoalteromonas xiamenensis window:
- a CDS encoding TonB-dependent receptor plug domain-containing protein yields the protein MAQRSLLWPLLLVTLPSAWAESDERALFDLSLDELLATTVETASKYKESFTESSAINTVISREEIKGFGANNLVEVLERVVSVHMTGSNFFPQNVMSMRGDLLGHYDNHVLMLLNGRPIRESYAGGVNFSVYTALPLSVIERIEIIRGPGSALYGTNAYSGVVNIITSKQQPSQMTATFGSFDTKALELSTHIESEAFKGNIALKLFDEQGWDFAAFDNNHVFGQTDYGETNVGLFADATYGNISANLLYTSSKQLFIGASADWVAGPAIDDRTMESERLFFDISHELNLDTDWLMQSHLSYSTMTFDHYNYLGKSKDTTLEITTLYRPSEQLNWVIGATLWYQDVGSEARLAKAPVPDFTATWYTTYTQVDYKPFEALKLIAGLQWNKADQLDAKVVSRLGATYQLTQNIGFKLMRAQAYRAAFGVETGFSLILTNPDGSIRGGLRGNPNLAPEEITTTDAQLFYHSEQVQLAATFFHSKLSQLVARERAADNVIDFVNKGKLTLDGWELEGKYNLNAHWHLMASYSYQFNETDTHIENFTTVPNHLFKMGAIYQSMHGVSIGVFQNYVTEATDIAVQNPARQAYNPAASQYALWSAKVSLDLGQFSPSFTNTQISLYGYNITDEDIYHPDFIGKRINTLPVRQGRSWYLNVSYKF from the coding sequence ATGGCGCAACGCTCTCTTCTTTGGCCTCTACTGCTTGTCACCTTACCCAGTGCGTGGGCTGAATCAGATGAACGAGCTTTGTTCGACTTATCGTTAGATGAACTTCTTGCAACGACCGTTGAAACAGCAAGTAAATATAAAGAATCGTTTACGGAATCCTCTGCGATAAATACCGTCATTAGCCGCGAAGAAATCAAAGGTTTTGGTGCAAACAACCTTGTTGAGGTACTTGAACGAGTTGTCAGTGTCCATATGACCGGCTCAAACTTTTTTCCTCAAAACGTAATGTCAATGCGCGGGGATTTACTCGGCCATTACGATAACCATGTCTTAATGCTCTTAAATGGTCGCCCTATTCGAGAATCTTATGCCGGAGGTGTTAATTTTTCTGTTTATACCGCTTTGCCGCTGAGTGTTATTGAACGCATTGAAATCATTCGAGGTCCGGGTTCTGCACTTTATGGCACTAACGCCTATTCTGGTGTCGTGAATATCATCACCTCAAAACAACAGCCGTCACAGATGACAGCAACCTTTGGCAGCTTCGATACCAAAGCATTGGAACTGTCTACTCATATCGAGTCGGAAGCATTTAAGGGGAACATTGCGCTCAAGTTATTTGATGAACAAGGATGGGATTTTGCTGCATTTGATAACAACCATGTGTTCGGCCAAACCGATTACGGTGAAACAAACGTAGGTCTCTTTGCTGACGCAACCTATGGCAATATTTCAGCGAACTTACTCTACACAAGCAGCAAACAGCTGTTTATTGGCGCATCAGCCGACTGGGTCGCTGGCCCAGCAATTGATGACCGAACCATGGAGTCAGAACGCTTATTTTTCGATATTAGCCATGAGTTAAATCTTGATACTGATTGGCTAATGCAAAGTCATTTATCGTACTCGACGATGACCTTCGATCATTACAACTATCTTGGTAAATCCAAAGACACTACGTTGGAAATCACCACGCTTTATCGCCCTTCTGAACAGTTAAATTGGGTGATTGGCGCTACGCTTTGGTATCAAGATGTGGGCTCTGAAGCTCGGCTTGCTAAAGCACCCGTACCGGACTTTACCGCAACATGGTACACAACTTACACGCAGGTCGACTATAAACCGTTTGAAGCGTTAAAACTCATTGCAGGTTTACAATGGAATAAAGCAGACCAACTCGACGCGAAAGTAGTTTCTCGTTTAGGTGCAACGTATCAACTCACCCAAAATATTGGTTTTAAACTCATGCGAGCACAAGCTTACAGGGCTGCGTTTGGCGTTGAAACGGGTTTTTCCCTCATACTCACAAACCCTGATGGCTCTATTCGTGGCGGCCTTCGTGGAAATCCAAACCTAGCACCAGAAGAAATCACCACAACCGATGCCCAACTCTTTTATCACTCTGAACAAGTCCAACTCGCTGCAACGTTTTTTCACAGCAAACTCAGTCAACTCGTGGCTCGAGAACGAGCGGCTGACAACGTGATTGATTTTGTAAATAAGGGTAAATTAACCCTTGATGGGTGGGAGCTCGAAGGCAAATATAACCTCAACGCACATTGGCATCTAATGGCAAGTTACAGCTATCAGTTTAATGAAACGGACACCCACATCGAGAACTTTACGACTGTGCCAAACCACCTTTTTAAAATGGGTGCAATTTACCAATCGATGCATGGTGTCAGCATTGGGGTTTTCCAAAATTACGTCACCGAGGCAACTGACATTGCGGTGCAAAACCCTGCTCGGCAAGCGTATAACCCTGCAGCAAGTCAGTACGCCCTGTGGAGCGCCAAAGTAAGTTTAGACTTAGGTCAATTCAGTCCGAGTTTCACCAATACTCAAATCAGTCTCTATGGATACAACATCACCGATGAGGATATTTATCATCCTGATTTTATAGGCAAACGGATTAACACCCTCCCCGTACGCCAAGGCAGAAGCTGGTATTTAAATGTGAGTTATAAGTTCTAA
- a CDS encoding response regulator transcription factor — MIKVALVDDQALVRQGIASLLSLNTVFELCWQAGDGLEALDKVDKSPVDVLLVDVRMPKMDGIAFLKALRQYNHTVKVVMLTTFDEPDLFIEAMQAGANGFLLKDVDSQKLAEALEAVFDGQTLAEPILLGQLTKEQLSTFADPNIEPLNDRELAILKLMAAGYSNKEIADAVFLAAGTVKNHVSTILAKLNTRDRTRAVLKALHAGLLD, encoded by the coding sequence ATGATTAAAGTTGCATTAGTTGATGACCAAGCGCTGGTTAGACAGGGGATTGCGAGTTTGTTGTCCCTGAACACCGTATTTGAACTGTGTTGGCAAGCGGGTGATGGCCTCGAAGCCTTGGACAAAGTCGATAAAAGCCCAGTGGATGTGCTGCTGGTGGATGTTCGAATGCCCAAAATGGATGGCATTGCCTTTCTAAAAGCATTACGCCAATACAATCACACGGTCAAGGTCGTGATGCTTACCACCTTCGATGAGCCCGACCTGTTTATTGAAGCAATGCAAGCAGGTGCAAATGGCTTTTTGCTCAAAGACGTAGATAGTCAGAAACTCGCAGAAGCACTAGAAGCCGTGTTTGACGGACAAACGTTGGCAGAACCTATTCTTCTTGGCCAACTAACCAAGGAACAACTCAGTACGTTTGCTGACCCCAATATTGAGCCCCTAAATGACCGAGAATTAGCAATCTTAAAGTTAATGGCCGCGGGCTATTCAAATAAAGAAATTGCCGATGCGGTCTTTCTTGCTGCAGGGACGGTGAAAAACCATGTCTCAACAATTTTAGCGAAACTAAATACGCGAGACCGCACCCGCGCAGTGCTTAAAGCGCTGCACGCAGGGTTATTGGATTAG
- a CDS encoding sensor histidine kinase — protein sequence MPSAHDRFNPTLCISGLLAAIITLVILKTPETTVQLHSFIGLFGAAFLTLNLSAFLSRPQSIRVAAIFVQIAAYFGVCLTTSHFMSAILLVVLAGQLPFVFSMRLAVMVLLGVNTAAFTIHTTFYELNWLNVLVGNLLYVAFQLFSLAVSRNVVQEQLARAALELKNAELAATQTMLEQSVRVSERLQLSRDLHDICGHQLTALTLNLEFLSHQATSPVKEGILETKQVAKELLAEIRKVVRAQRSRMDIDLKRVLTELIERISSRHITFTCDLGDHAIPDLTAEAMFRVAQEGLTNALKHSQNDVNVTLNIAENTLVLIIRNTLQGKAKSQGVGLKTMTERMQAVKGTFNVTHDRGEWVLVARAPV from the coding sequence ATGCCTTCCGCACACGATAGATTTAATCCAACACTCTGTATTTCAGGGCTTTTAGCGGCCATTATTACGTTGGTGATACTTAAAACGCCCGAAACAACGGTTCAGTTGCACAGTTTTATTGGGTTGTTTGGTGCAGCGTTCCTTACGTTAAACTTATCGGCATTCCTAAGCCGTCCTCAATCAATTCGTGTTGCTGCCATCTTCGTGCAAATAGCGGCTTATTTTGGCGTTTGCCTCACAACGTCACATTTTATGAGTGCGATCCTGCTGGTGGTATTAGCAGGTCAACTGCCGTTTGTGTTTTCCATGCGTCTTGCTGTAATGGTGTTGCTCGGCGTGAATACTGCTGCATTTACGATCCATACGACCTTTTATGAATTGAACTGGTTGAATGTACTTGTCGGGAATTTACTCTACGTTGCGTTTCAACTGTTCTCTTTGGCAGTGAGCCGAAACGTAGTACAAGAGCAATTGGCACGAGCCGCTTTAGAACTTAAAAACGCGGAGTTGGCCGCGACACAAACAATGCTGGAACAATCCGTGAGAGTATCCGAAAGATTGCAGCTCAGCCGTGATCTTCATGACATTTGTGGGCATCAGCTTACGGCCCTGACTTTAAACTTAGAATTTTTGTCTCATCAAGCGACGTCCCCTGTGAAAGAGGGAATTTTGGAAACGAAACAAGTCGCCAAAGAATTACTGGCTGAGATCCGCAAAGTTGTTCGAGCGCAGCGAAGCCGAATGGATATCGACCTAAAACGCGTGTTGACCGAACTAATAGAGCGAATATCAAGTCGACACATAACCTTTACCTGTGACTTAGGGGATCATGCTATCCCAGATCTCACCGCTGAAGCGATGTTTCGTGTTGCTCAAGAAGGTCTAACGAATGCACTGAAACACAGTCAAAATGATGTGAACGTCACGCTAAACATCGCTGAAAATACACTGGTGCTTATAATTCGAAATACCTTACAGGGAAAAGCGAAATCGCAAGGTGTTGGATTGAAGACCATGACAGAGCGCATGCAAGCCGTAAAGGGCACGTTTAACGTGACACACGATCGCGGTGAGTGGGTGTTGGTTGCTCGTGCTCCCGTATAA
- a CDS encoding glutathione S-transferase, producing the protein MDVAKLKLTYFDVHGGRAEPIRLALYLGGIEFEDYRFSYSEFPEVRKSTPLGQVPVLDIDGLVVTQSNAITTYAGKLTGLYPKDDLQALLCEEIMGSVEDVTSRIVSTFGLQGDALIEAREKVTQDYLIPHLNWLATKLGNNNYFIENTLSVADLKTLAHLAWLNSGRLDHIASSLVAEHAPTLQTFFNQLMQHPKIVEYYATH; encoded by the coding sequence ATGGACGTGGCAAAACTCAAACTGACGTATTTCGATGTACATGGCGGGCGCGCAGAACCGATTCGATTGGCCTTGTACCTTGGCGGTATTGAATTTGAAGACTATCGCTTTAGTTATAGTGAATTTCCAGAAGTGCGCAAATCAACGCCTCTTGGGCAAGTACCCGTACTCGACATTGACGGGTTAGTGGTGACACAAAGTAATGCAATAACCACCTACGCAGGCAAACTCACCGGTTTATATCCAAAAGATGATTTACAAGCTCTACTTTGTGAAGAAATCATGGGGTCGGTAGAAGACGTCACAAGCCGGATCGTGAGTACGTTTGGTTTGCAAGGCGACGCTCTTATCGAGGCGCGCGAAAAAGTCACTCAAGACTATTTGATTCCGCATTTAAATTGGTTGGCGACAAAACTGGGTAACAACAACTACTTTATTGAAAACACACTGTCTGTTGCAGACCTTAAAACGCTTGCTCATTTGGCATGGTTGAACAGCGGAAGACTGGATCACATTGCCAGTTCACTTGTCGCCGAGCACGCCCCAACACTCCAAACTTTCTTTAATCAGCTCATGCAGCATCCGAAAATTGTCGAATACTACGCTACGCACTAG
- a CDS encoding jacalin-like lectin: protein MKQRNKFKKLAFLLASLVVASAIPWSTNAAIDTDDDKVTRLDLQGQIDNFAPFSKTLWAGAHNGYASYSWSKGTYTDVNQYYSPKSLLSRGIREMEFDIYPEGTFDSTPMLCHNSLENKALCSSFHAKLSEGLDDLKSFLQANPDEVILLKIEAYKHNDHNNWHNKIGERLQNDIGDYLLLPSDWGYPDKSCASLPVSHLTKRDILAAGKQIVAVVQTPRDHSDLCSYHSAGNYSKFWNTVFIGVDAFDSSGNLKSNQPFCQNGNDKCVSNDQTSHYNARNMTVVIDDATQLNTDGPSSSKTGSKVMSSWAKKGAQILELALVEANNTSAASGYGANEVQIEDYIWSWKANRPNGNGDCASLENDDAIADKACTTYQYHTCVDEDRNWKLSSEKGTWHMGFASCKALGGTYTFGMPFNAYEQVQLLNVIGSSSENHWVNYYKAFDDFWLSNATNYIDWQFIEKSAVGSTNKGDAFDGIGMLKRKALVGGSYNLKSVRIRSGSRINGLQACYETTQSVSHASVGTSELCVTYGGSGGSWGSTLSFDSSKGQYLDDVKICRDDEKYGYDTVYYLKFTSSTGSTISGGTSSGSCTTYTSTSTQQIFAFHGTEGSEIDSLGIYKIANSFVNEGLYATDWLDKDDPSSGDNELFNTHKTAGNISASCEASDIAAIVARVVDTKLDASLTGQKLVNDSSGFACWNSSNGGSSSKTTCEDYEVRYFFTKASCLP, encoded by the coding sequence ATGAAACAACGTAATAAATTCAAAAAACTCGCATTCCTGCTGGCGAGTCTAGTCGTCGCATCAGCAATACCTTGGTCAACTAATGCAGCAATAGACACTGATGATGACAAGGTAACCCGTCTCGATTTACAAGGACAAATCGATAACTTTGCGCCGTTTTCCAAGACACTTTGGGCAGGTGCGCACAACGGTTACGCTTCTTACTCTTGGAGCAAGGGAACCTATACCGATGTGAATCAATATTACTCACCAAAAAGCCTGTTAAGTCGCGGTATTCGCGAAATGGAATTTGATATTTACCCTGAAGGCACGTTCGATTCGACGCCAATGCTTTGCCACAATTCGTTAGAGAATAAGGCACTCTGCTCTAGTTTCCATGCCAAGTTATCTGAAGGCTTAGACGATTTGAAGTCGTTTTTACAAGCTAACCCTGATGAAGTGATCTTGCTGAAGATTGAAGCTTACAAGCACAACGATCACAATAATTGGCATAACAAAATTGGTGAGCGACTGCAAAACGACATCGGTGACTATTTGCTGCTGCCGTCAGATTGGGGATATCCAGATAAGAGCTGCGCGTCATTACCCGTGTCACATCTGACGAAACGCGACATTCTCGCGGCGGGCAAGCAAATCGTCGCGGTTGTGCAAACACCACGTGATCACAGCGACTTGTGTTCTTATCACAGTGCCGGCAACTACTCAAAATTTTGGAATACCGTGTTCATCGGTGTTGATGCCTTTGATTCGAGCGGCAACCTTAAAAGTAACCAACCCTTTTGCCAAAACGGCAACGATAAATGCGTCAGCAATGACCAAACATCGCATTACAATGCGAGAAACATGACGGTTGTCATCGATGATGCGACACAGCTAAATACAGACGGTCCAAGTTCAAGTAAAACGGGCAGTAAAGTGATGAGTAGCTGGGCCAAAAAAGGGGCTCAGATTTTGGAACTTGCTTTAGTCGAGGCGAATAACACTAGTGCTGCAAGTGGTTATGGGGCGAATGAAGTTCAAATCGAGGACTACATTTGGTCTTGGAAAGCGAACAGACCAAATGGAAATGGAGATTGCGCAAGCCTTGAAAACGATGATGCGATTGCCGACAAAGCGTGCACTACTTACCAGTATCACACTTGTGTCGACGAGGACCGAAACTGGAAGCTTTCGTCTGAAAAAGGCACCTGGCACATGGGGTTTGCAAGCTGTAAAGCGTTAGGGGGTACTTACACGTTTGGTATGCCATTTAATGCCTATGAACAAGTTCAGCTACTCAATGTTATTGGTTCTAGCAGCGAGAACCATTGGGTGAATTACTACAAAGCATTTGACGATTTTTGGCTTTCAAACGCTACAAACTACATTGATTGGCAGTTCATTGAGAAAAGCGCAGTGGGTTCAACGAACAAAGGCGACGCTTTTGACGGTATCGGCATGTTAAAACGTAAAGCACTGGTTGGTGGTTCGTATAACTTAAAATCGGTTCGTATTCGTTCTGGCAGTCGAATCAATGGATTGCAAGCGTGCTATGAGACCACACAAAGCGTCAGTCATGCGAGTGTTGGCACGTCAGAATTATGTGTAACCTATGGAGGGAGCGGTGGAAGCTGGGGCAGTACGTTAAGTTTTGATAGCAGTAAAGGGCAATACTTAGACGACGTGAAAATCTGTCGAGATGATGAAAAATATGGCTACGACACGGTCTACTATTTGAAATTCACCTCGAGCACGGGCAGTACGATTTCGGGTGGTACTAGCTCTGGTAGTTGCACCACATATACCTCAACCTCAACACAGCAAATATTTGCCTTTCACGGCACGGAAGGGAGCGAAATCGATTCACTCGGGATTTATAAAATCGCTAACTCATTTGTGAATGAAGGTTTATATGCAACGGATTGGTTAGACAAAGATGATCCCTCAAGTGGTGATAATGAGCTTTTTAACACGCACAAAACAGCGGGAAATATCTCCGCAAGCTGCGAAGCCAGTGACATTGCCGCTATTGTCGCGCGAGTTGTGGACACGAAGTTAGACGCGAGTCTCACGGGGCAAAAACTCGTCAACGATAGTTCCGGTTTTGCTTGTTGGAATTCCAGTAATGGTGGCAGTAGCAGCAAAACAACGTGTGAAGATTACGAAGTAAGGTACTTCTTTACTAAGGCGAGTTGTTTGCCATAA
- a CDS encoding collagenase: MNNKKWLLLSVSLALSACGDNDKPVTVVEVVTPNPDPVVTTPEPSFPFVDDPILTLDSVKTGIETISPIGYYLDLDTTAPALIISLGSGTQGLPLGDPDVYVKFEGLPEAGDNPVFDCVSFNGSDNNETCIIDNPKPGRYTILIDAYEGGKVSDATLFATTSLFKSSELCNDMVRVRIQEALDENTREQICQTLIETKSRFEAVLNADRSADVGVPVPNDLNDITNINIFASLSNHMSWVEHLWDSNNRSGIYFETAPDKWYHDSTILTFNAVEWSEGRPVMRSLAHEYVHALDGRFNKEGGYHGQIGWWSEGLAEYIGTYYERPYQMLFDASQPTKHTLSEITTPTIDSSSFYDWGTLAVAYLIESHPDKVKSLITNMRAGNWETVASDLETFSSAYQADFETWQSTQLVNAFNASAEPLPLNVAKQVNGRGGWLFKVTVPSQTPSLTIETSGGSKNVDLWVNQGTPAHPSLTNDMTCHSVTEKSNEEKCVILNPIIGDYYVTVGSDFAGADIMDLYITACVGDNCSVSKPEPIVTVTPTEPYLPHWPEKGQLGTCSLLESYGRSTAKVEGFTLQNTSDKALNLYWIDYRNGTKPTAAFQTLPAGETFSSDAWRIGDRMMIGDLANNCLGVAIVNDTQNHFIADSEFAANAVDEAPIPVATAEIGRCDLLTSYSRESGNAPEFVIHNQSDTPVTLAWINNNDGSLYYGTYGTLNLGDHYANTNWRVGDRMALMSNDGQCYGVVDLNAQSNIYVIDSSLFN; the protein is encoded by the coding sequence ATGAATAACAAAAAATGGCTCCTACTGTCCGTTTCACTGGCACTAAGCGCTTGTGGTGATAATGATAAACCGGTCACTGTCGTTGAGGTCGTGACACCCAACCCAGATCCCGTAGTCACAACACCAGAACCCAGCTTTCCATTTGTGGACGACCCTATACTAACGCTCGATAGCGTAAAAACAGGCATAGAAACGATTAGCCCAATTGGCTACTATTTAGATTTAGACACTACGGCACCTGCTCTCATTATTAGCTTAGGTAGCGGAACACAAGGACTTCCATTAGGCGATCCGGACGTATACGTTAAGTTTGAAGGTTTACCTGAAGCGGGTGATAACCCTGTTTTTGATTGTGTGTCATTTAATGGGTCGGACAATAACGAAACCTGTATTATCGATAACCCAAAACCGGGTCGTTATACCATCTTGATTGACGCTTATGAAGGTGGGAAAGTGAGTGATGCAACGTTATTTGCCACCACGTCACTATTCAAAAGCAGTGAGCTTTGCAACGACATGGTGCGAGTGCGGATCCAAGAAGCACTTGATGAGAATACTCGCGAACAAATTTGCCAAACATTAATAGAAACGAAGTCTCGTTTTGAAGCAGTGCTTAATGCAGATCGCTCAGCGGATGTTGGTGTACCCGTTCCAAACGACTTAAATGACATCACCAACATTAATATTTTTGCAAGCCTATCAAATCACATGTCATGGGTAGAGCATCTCTGGGATTCAAATAATCGCAGTGGGATCTATTTTGAAACCGCACCGGATAAGTGGTATCACGATTCCACTATTTTAACCTTCAACGCGGTGGAATGGAGCGAGGGTCGCCCAGTAATGCGCTCTCTCGCCCATGAATACGTACATGCTTTAGATGGCCGCTTTAACAAAGAAGGCGGTTATCATGGTCAAATTGGATGGTGGTCTGAAGGGCTTGCCGAATATATTGGTACCTACTATGAGCGTCCTTATCAAATGTTGTTCGACGCATCACAACCAACCAAACATACGCTCAGTGAAATCACCACACCAACGATAGACAGTAGTTCATTTTACGATTGGGGAACATTGGCTGTCGCCTATTTGATTGAATCTCACCCGGATAAGGTCAAGTCGCTCATCACCAACATGCGGGCTGGTAATTGGGAAACGGTTGCAAGTGATTTAGAGACATTTTCGAGCGCGTATCAAGCTGACTTTGAAACCTGGCAATCAACTCAGTTAGTCAATGCCTTTAATGCCAGTGCAGAACCTTTGCCGTTGAATGTGGCTAAACAAGTCAATGGTCGCGGTGGTTGGCTATTCAAAGTCACCGTGCCAAGTCAGACGCCTTCTTTGACCATTGAGACCTCTGGCGGTTCTAAAAATGTTGACTTGTGGGTGAACCAAGGCACTCCAGCACACCCTTCATTGACCAACGACATGACCTGCCACTCTGTAACAGAAAAATCAAACGAAGAGAAATGCGTTATTTTAAATCCAATCATAGGTGACTATTACGTTACCGTCGGTTCTGACTTTGCAGGTGCCGACATTATGGATTTATACATCACCGCGTGCGTTGGTGATAACTGCTCGGTGAGTAAACCAGAACCGATTGTCACCGTTACGCCAACTGAACCGTATTTACCGCATTGGCCAGAAAAAGGGCAACTGGGCACTTGCAGTTTGTTAGAAAGCTATGGTCGCAGTACCGCTAAAGTTGAAGGGTTTACACTACAGAATACATCCGATAAAGCGCTCAACTTGTATTGGATTGACTATCGAAATGGCACTAAGCCCACTGCTGCATTTCAAACCTTGCCTGCAGGCGAAACGTTCAGCTCTGATGCATGGCGGATTGGTGATCGAATGATGATTGGTGATTTAGCAAATAACTGTTTAGGCGTGGCAATTGTCAATGATACCCAAAATCACTTTATTGCTGATTCAGAATTTGCCGCCAACGCGGTCGATGAAGCGCCAATCCCTGTTGCCACTGCAGAAATCGGGCGTTGTGATTTACTAACGAGTTATAGCCGTGAAAGCGGGAATGCTCCGGAGTTTGTAATCCATAACCAAAGCGATACGCCAGTGACTCTAGCGTGGATAAATAACAATGATGGCAGCCTCTATTACGGTACGTACGGCACGCTTAACCTAGGTGACCATTATGCGAATACCAACTGGCGAGTTGGGGACCGTATGGCGCTGATGAGCAATGATGGACAATGCTACGGTGTTGTGGACTTAAACGCACAAAGCAATATTTACGTCATCGATTCAAGTTTGTTTAACTAG